In Labrus bergylta chromosome 6, fLabBer1.1, whole genome shotgun sequence, the following proteins share a genomic window:
- the hyi gene encoding putative hydroxypyruvate isomerase — protein MSSLKFCANISWLFTELPDFSQRIYAAASAGFQAVEAAWLYECDLKELQNARGATGVEVILINTPPGDVKSGDLGLGAVPGRETEFREGLDLALKYAKALECKRIHLMAGRIPLGSNRALVAKDMEAVFVQNLTYAADVLSKEGICGMIEPINTRVTDPRYFLDSPHQAAAILEKVGKPNIKLQMDIFHWQIMDGNLTQNIEKYFPIIGHVQIAQVPGRNEPDTAGELNYSYLFNTLKQHDYQGYIGCEYKPSGSTKEGLGWIKDYCSK, from the exons ATGTCTTCGCTTAAGTTCTGTGCGAATATTTCCTGGCTGTTCACGGAGCTTCCAGACTTTAGTCAGCGGATATATGCGGCCGCCTCGGCTGGCTTTCAAGCCGTGGAGGCAGCCTGGCTCTACGAGTGTGACctgaaggagctgcagaatGCCAGAGGTGCTACAGGTGTTGAGGTGATTCTTATCAACACCCCGCCTG gaGATGTTAAGTCAGGTGATCTTGGTCTTGGAGCAGTACCAGGTCGAGAGACAGAATTCAGAGAGGGTCTGGACCTGGCTTTAAAGTATGCCAAAGCTTTGGAATGCAAAAG GATCCACTTGATGGCTGGAAGGATTCCTTTGGGCTCCAACAGAGCACTGGTTGCCAAGGACATGGAAGCTGTTTTTGTACAGAACCTGACCTACGCTGCTGATGTCCTCTCAAAG gaAGGAATCTGTGGTATGATTGAACCAATCAACACAAGAGTGACTGATCCCAGGTATTTTCTGGACTCTCCTCATCAGG CTGCTGCAATACTGGAGAAGGTTGGGAAGCCTAATATCAAGCTGCAGATG GACATCTTTCACTGGCAAATAATGGATGGAAACCTCacacaaaacattgaaaagtaTTTCCCAATAATCG GTCATGTGCAGATTGCTCAGGTTCCAGGTAGGAACGAGCCTGACACTGCTGGAGAGCTGAACTACAGTTACCTGttcaacacattaaaacaacacgACTACCAGGGATACATTGGCTGTGAATACAAACCATCAG GCTCAACAAAGGAAGGTCTGGGCTGGATCAAAGATTACTGCTCAAAGTGA